Below is a window of Andreesenia angusta DNA.
AGTGCCAACAATATCTGCTTTCTAGATATAGAGACAGACGGACTCAGCCATATGTACAACAGAGTGATATTGGTCGGACTGTTCTTGATCGACCTAAATTCGGATACCCAGTCCATAGTTCAAGTTTTTTCAGAGAAGCCTGAGGATGAACCCGCTGTCTTGGAAAAGCTGAATAATCTGCTTTCAGGTGTAGACACTGTCTTTACCTACAACGGTGCTTCATTTGACTTTCCTTTTTTAAAGAAGAGATTTGAAAAGCACAGGATGTCGCACAGCTTAGACTGCTTAAACCACATAGACTTGATGAAGAAAATAAGGAAGCACAAACAGAAGCTATCCCTTCCTGACTGCAAGCTGAAGACAGTGGAGAAAGTCGTAGGGGTTCAACGCTCCGATACAATCAGCGGGAAAGAGAGTGTCCTTCTCTACAGAGAATACCTGAAGAGCAAAAGCCCAGCTTTGGAGAAGACCATACTAAAGCACAACTATGAGGACATCTACTACCTTCCAGAGATACTGAAGATAGAGGAGCTCTTGGAACCTCAGAATTCCATCTCTATCTCTGTAGCTGGTAGGCATATCATGCTCTCCTTAGACCCCGAGAAGATAAAGTTCTCTAAATCCAAGTTCAAACTTTCCATATCATCGCCATCTTTAGATATCCCTAAGTACATGGTGTTTGAAGACAACTACAGCTTAAGCTGGAATACACTTAGTGGAAGTCTGGAGCTTGAGTTCTTTACAGAATCTGCTGTCGACAACGACAGTCGCGAAGTGAAGTTCATAGACTTTACCGACACTGCATTTGAAGAGCTCTTGAGCAGCCCCATTATTCCTGTATGCATAGGTGCCGAAGTCCAGTACTCGAGTATATTTAGACTGGTTGAATATGTAGTCAAAAAGCATATTTAAGCTCTCTAGCCTGCAATCTGAGGCTGGAGAGCTCAAAAAATCAAAAAGACATCTATAAACTAGATGTCTTTATTATGGTGCCCAGAGGCGGAATCGAACCACCGACACGGGGATTTTCAGTCCCCTGCTCTACCGACTGAGCTATCTGGGCAAAATTGGTGGGCCTTCAGGGACTCGAACCCCAGACCTACCGGTTATGAGCCGGGCGCTCTAACCAACTGAGCTAAAGGCCCCAATTTTTTTGTTTTGTTTCTGGTGGGCTTGAGTGGACTCGAACCACCGACCTCACGCTTATCAGGCGTGCGCTCTAACCGCCTGAGCTACAAGCCCAATATTACTTGGTCGGGGTGGAGGGACTCGAACCCCCGGCCCCATGGTCCCAAACCATGTGCGCTACCAAACTGCGCTACACCCCGTTAACTTAAAACTCATCTGCCAATTTGATTTATTGGTGGGCCTTCAGGGACTCGAACCCCAGACCTACCGGTTATGAGCCGGGCGCTCTAACCAACTGAGCTAAAGGCCCCAATAATTCACTGGCGGAGAAGGAGGGATTTGAACCCTCGCGCCCCTTGACAGGACCTACTCCCTTAGCAGGGGAGCCTCTTCAGCCACTTGAGTACTTCTCCATATTATTGGCGGAGAGGGTGGGATTCGAACCCACGTGGGCTTGCACCCTAACGGTTTTCAAGACCGCCCCGTTATGACCACTTCGGTACCTCTCCATATTGGTGATCCATCCGCGACTCGAACGCGGGACACCCTGATTAAAAGTCAGGTGCTCTACCGACTGAGCTAATGGATCATCTTGGCTGGGGTAGCAGGATTTGAACCTACGCATGTCAGAGTCAAAGTCTGATGCCTTACCGCTTGGCGATACCCCAATGTTTTTCTGGCGCGCCTGGGAAGATTCGAACTCCCGACACACGGATTAGAAGTCCGTTGCTCTATCCTACTGAGCTACAGGCGCTTATTGGAGCGGGTGAAGGGAATCGAACCCTCGCAACTGGCTTGGAAGGCCAGGGCTCTACCACTGAGCTACACCCGCAAGTATTTTTGATTTTTTTGGTGGATGGGACTGGATTCGAACCAGTGAAAGCGTAGCTAACGGATTTACAGTCCGTCCCCTTTGGCCAACTCGGGAACCCATCCTCTTTTGGAGCTGGTGAGAGGACTTGAACCCCCAACCTACTGATTACAAGTCAGTTGCGCTACCGTTGCGCCACACCAGCATGTTTTTTTCTTTGTCTTGTTGTTTTTTTGGCGACCTGGAAGGGACTCGAACCCTCGACCTCCAGCGTGACAGGCTGGCATTCTAACCAACTGA
It encodes the following:
- a CDS encoding ribonuclease H-like domain-containing protein: MKLIKYDLDKSLYVPDYLSSANNICFLDIETDGLSHMYNRVILVGLFLIDLNSDTQSIVQVFSEKPEDEPAVLEKLNNLLSGVDTVFTYNGASFDFPFLKKRFEKHRMSHSLDCLNHIDLMKKIRKHKQKLSLPDCKLKTVEKVVGVQRSDTISGKESVLLYREYLKSKSPALEKTILKHNYEDIYYLPEILKIEELLEPQNSISISVAGRHIMLSLDPEKIKFSKSKFKLSISSPSLDIPKYMVFEDNYSLSWNTLSGSLELEFFTESAVDNDSREVKFIDFTDTAFEELLSSPIIPVCIGAEVQYSSIFRLVEYVVKKHI